The Planctomycetota bacterium genome has a segment encoding these proteins:
- a CDS encoding aldehyde dehydrogenase (NADP(+)), giving the protein MAGTRRGGTTTFAATGPADGAELPGRFALATPADAADAVCAAADAFPVFAATTGAVRAALLEGIAEEILALGDDLIARVRAETALPEARVVGERGRTVGQLRLFAALAREGTWCDARIDPAQPSRQPLPRADIRRVKVPLGPVIVFGSSNFPLAFSVAGGDTASALATGNPVVVKAHRGHPGTSELVAGAVERAVAKAGLPAGVFGMLHGAGATVGTALVEHPLAAAVGFTGSRAGGRALFDAAARRPFPIPVFAEMSSLNPVFLLPGALAARAEAIATGFVGSMTLGVGQFCTKPGLVVGVEGPDFAHFRGLLASAVAGAAPGRMLTSEILAAYRKGSGDLVGNGGTALLATGAAGTRPDDAVALVATTTAAAFLGDARLGEEVFGPASLVVSAATPDELLAVARHLDGQLTATVHGTPADLEQAAELLAILATKAGRLIVNGYPTGVEVGHAMQHGGPWPATSDPRFTSVGAAALERFIRPVCYQDVPDGMLPAALQNANPLGIVRLVDGRPSREALA; this is encoded by the coding sequence ATCGCCGGCACCCGGCGCGGCGGCACGACGACGTTCGCGGCGACCGGCCCGGCCGACGGGGCGGAGCTGCCTGGCCGGTTCGCGCTGGCGACACCGGCCGACGCGGCCGACGCGGTGTGCGCCGCCGCCGACGCGTTTCCCGTCTTCGCCGCGACGACCGGTGCCGTCCGCGCCGCGCTGCTCGAGGGGATCGCCGAGGAGATCCTCGCGCTCGGCGACGACCTCATCGCCCGGGTCCGCGCCGAGACGGCGCTGCCCGAAGCGCGCGTCGTCGGCGAACGGGGGCGCACGGTCGGCCAGCTGCGGCTGTTCGCGGCGCTGGCGCGCGAGGGCACGTGGTGCGACGCGCGGATCGATCCCGCCCAACCCTCGCGCCAGCCGCTGCCGCGGGCCGACATCCGCCGCGTCAAGGTGCCGCTCGGACCGGTGATCGTGTTCGGCTCCAGTAATTTCCCGCTCGCGTTCTCCGTGGCGGGCGGCGATACCGCCAGCGCCCTGGCGACCGGCAATCCGGTCGTCGTCAAGGCGCACCGCGGCCATCCGGGCACGTCGGAGCTCGTCGCCGGGGCGGTCGAACGCGCGGTCGCGAAGGCGGGCTTGCCGGCGGGGGTGTTCGGGATGCTCCATGGCGCGGGGGCGACCGTCGGCACGGCGCTGGTCGAGCATCCGCTCGCCGCCGCGGTCGGGTTCACCGGATCGCGCGCCGGCGGCCGGGCGCTGTTCGACGCCGCCGCGCGGCGGCCGTTTCCGATCCCGGTGTTCGCCGAGATGAGCAGCCTCAATCCGGTGTTCCTCCTCCCCGGCGCCCTGGCGGCGCGCGCCGAGGCGATCGCCACCGGGTTCGTCGGCTCGATGACGCTCGGCGTCGGCCAGTTCTGCACCAAGCCGGGGCTGGTCGTCGGCGTCGAGGGGCCCGACTTCGCCCACTTCCGCGGGCTCCTCGCCAGCGCCGTCGCGGGCGCCGCGCCGGGGCGGATGCTCACAAGCGAGATCCTCGCCGCCTACCGGAAGGGCAGCGGCGACCTCGTCGGCAACGGCGGTACGGCGCTGCTGGCCACCGGTGCCGCCGGCACGCGCCCCGACGACGCGGTGGCGCTGGTGGCGACCACGACCGCCGCCGCTTTCCTCGGCGACGCGCGGCTCGGCGAGGAGGTCTTCGGCCCGGCGAGCCTCGTCGTGTCGGCGGCCACGCCCGACGAGCTGCTCGCCGTCGCCCGCCACCTCGACGGTCAGCTCACCGCCACCGTCCATGGCACGCCGGCCGATCTCGAGCAGGCGGCCGAGTTGCTGGCGATCCTCGCCACCAAGGCCGGCCGGCTGATCGTCAACGGCTACCCGACCGGCGTCGAGGTCGGCCACGCGATGCAGCACGGCGGCCCCTGGCCGGCGACCAGCGACCCGCGGTTCACGAGCGTCGGTGCCGCGGCGCTCGAGCGCTTCATCCGGCCGGTCTGCTATCAGGACGTGCCCGACGGCATGTTGCCGGCGGCCCTGCAAAACGCCAACCCGCTCGGGATCGTGCGCCTCGTCGACGGCCGGCCGTCGCGCGAGGCGCTCGCCTGA
- a CDS encoding fumarylacetoacetate hydrolase, which yields MPPAAGPFLCRFSLADDPADIRVGGSLDGKRIHDLSTSGVPRLRTILAAGDPAAALADAVRRALHSLSLADVVLRAPVDPDQEVWAAGVTYLRSKTARMEESEFAATAYDRVYEAVRPELFFKAVGARAVGPGEPVGIRRDAAWSVPEPELALVIAPDGRLVGCTVGNDMSSRDIEGENLLYLPQAKVYDRSCALGPWIVLGSDEAAIRTWRITIEIRRGDAVVFSGETTVDRIKRPFADLIGHLCRCNTFPAGAVLLTGTGIVPDESFTLAGGDAVAITIDGVGALANPVVVV from the coding sequence ATGCCCCCCGCCGCCGGCCCCTTCCTCTGCCGCTTCTCGCTGGCCGACGATCCCGCCGACATCCGCGTCGGCGGCAGTCTCGACGGCAAGCGGATCCACGACCTGTCGACCAGCGGCGTGCCCCGGCTGCGGACGATCCTCGCGGCCGGCGATCCCGCCGCCGCCCTCGCCGACGCGGTCCGCCGGGCACTGCATTCTCTGTCGCTGGCCGACGTCGTGCTCCGCGCTCCGGTCGATCCCGACCAGGAGGTGTGGGCGGCCGGGGTCACCTACCTGCGGAGCAAGACGGCCCGGATGGAGGAGTCGGAGTTTGCCGCCACGGCCTACGACCGCGTCTACGAGGCGGTTCGGCCGGAACTGTTCTTCAAGGCGGTCGGCGCCCGGGCGGTGGGCCCCGGCGAACCGGTCGGGATCAGACGCGACGCGGCGTGGAGCGTGCCGGAGCCGGAGCTGGCGCTGGTCATCGCGCCCGACGGCCGACTGGTCGGCTGCACGGTCGGCAACGACATGAGCAGCCGCGACATCGAAGGGGAGAACCTCCTCTACCTGCCGCAGGCGAAGGTCTACGACCGCTCCTGTGCCCTCGGCCCGTGGATCGTGCTCGGCAGCGACGAAGCGGCGATCCGCACCTGGCGGATCACGATCGAGATCCGCCGCGGTGACGCGGTTGTGTTTTCCGGCGAGACGACGGTCGACCGGATCAAGCGCCCGTTCGCCGACCTCATCGGCCATCTCTGCCGCTGCAACACGTTTCCGGCTGGCGCCGTGCTGCTTACCGGCACGGGCATCGTGCCCGACGAGTCGTTCACGCTCGCCGGCGGCGACGCCGTCGCGATCACGATCGACGGCGTCGGCGCGCTTGCCAACCCGGTCGTCGTCGTCTGA